In the Bacillota bacterium genome, GCTTCAATGGCCCAATGGAGACGCAAGAACCAAAAGATATCGATTACCGATTGCTTGACGATATGGCAGGGTTCAATGTGCAGATCAACAAGCAGCGAAACTAGGTCCACTTCCGGTGGTGCTATATAGGGCCGTTGCCAGTCGATAATCCGATATTCATCATCTAGCAAGAAAACCTGATCAGCCTTGAGATCGCCGTGAATAACACGGGGATTGCAGCTGATGGTCTCCAAGACTTGATCCGATCTGATCCAGTGCTGCAAGTTTCCAAGAACATCGCTATTGGAGAAATGGAAACGACCATCGGTGATCAGGGCACTCAGCTTTTCCATCGTACTTCCCGCTACTTCTAGCCAGGCCCTTTCTGAGCCAATATCCAGGTAGACCGGTAGGTCCCCAACTATGTCGCCGATCTGGGCTGTTATCCGTTTCCCATGCTCTATTAGTTGATGGGAATTCAACCCTTGATCCCTGAGCAGCGGAGCGTCAATCCAATCGATGATCATCGTATCGCAATCTCCAAATCTCCCCATCAGTTGGTGCCCGGGCAGCAGTGCTGATTCCGCCTGCTCATAGAAAGCAGGCTCAACGGTTGGAGGAAGCTGTGATTTGTAAATTAGTTGCTTTCCATTATCGAGGGTCACCTTCTGCACACAGGATAACGGCCATTCGTGGATGGTGTTCCGACATAGAATGCCGGCCCCAAGTAAACTGGCTAGTTCCTGATCGGAATGCAGAAGTATGCCCGTAAGAGTTGGATGGGTGATCATGTGAATAGGTCTCCTCTACGTCACGTGATGCTTGCGTCATATTTCCCAGTCTGTCAGGCAAGACTAAGTTAGTCTACGGCAGAGTCTTCCAGTATCCTTCAACGCCTTTGCGAAATAGGATGCAGAGTTTGTCTATCTGTCCACCTACTTGCTGTATTTTGTAGTGCCCTGTGATATTCTCAAGATATGGCAGCTTGTCTTTGAAAGATATGGTAATAACTCATAATCCCCAAGGGAGCGATGCAAATGGTAGGAGTAGAAATTGACATGGTCGTCACCGACAGTCTGCAGGCCCTGGAGCTGTATGAAGGGATATTCGACATTGAGCGTGTGGAGGTTTCAGATTTCCCCAAGGGTGAGAATGAAGTTGTCTTTACCCTCTACGGCGTCCGTTTTCACATGTTGGACGAAAATCCGGAGTTCGGACTGATAGCACCACAACCGGACAACCCTATTTCCGTTTGGTTCAACATAGCGGTCCCGGACATCAGGGAAACCTTTTCTAAGGCCATCAACGCCGGCTGTACCGAAGTGCAACCGGT is a window encoding:
- a CDS encoding VOC family protein codes for the protein MVGVEIDMVVTDSLQALELYEGIFDIERVEVSDFPKGENEVVFTLYGVRFHMLDENPEFGLIAPQPDNPISVWFNIAVPDIRETFSKAINAGCTEVQPVTEMPEFGATYAMFSDPFGYVWMLHEIHRIVSHEE
- a CDS encoding phosphotransferase; this encodes MITHPTLTGILLHSDQELASLLGAGILCRNTIHEWPLSCVQKVTLDNGKQLIYKSQLPPTVEPAFYEQAESALLPGHQLMGRFGDCDTMIIDWIDAPLLRDQGLNSHQLIEHGKRITAQIGDIVGDLPVYLDIGSERAWLEVAGSTMEKLSALITDGRFHFSNSDVLGNLQHWIRSDQVLETISCNPRVIHGDLKADQVFLLDDEYRIIDWQRPYIAPPEVDLVSLLVDLHIEPCHIVKQSVIDIFWFLRLHWAIEAQFTLFPERRWPIFNGWAEEAISHIL